The Arthrobacter russicus genome has a segment encoding these proteins:
- the ctaE gene encoding aa3-type cytochrome oxidase subunit III has protein sequence MTSATQAPSAPAHPTLNRPNMVSVGTVVWLSSELMFFAGLFAMYFTLRSTSGSLWAEETAKLNFPFALVNTIILVSSSFSCQMGVFAAERLQPRRVGGLFKFSQWGMVEWFFLTFLLGAIFVAGQSTEYAMLVSEHVTLSSNAYGSVFYLTTGFHGLHVIGGLIAFLFIIGRAYAAKKFGHFEATSAIVTSYYWHFVDVVWIGLFLVIYVLK, from the coding sequence GTGACATCTGCGACCCAAGCCCCCAGCGCCCCGGCACACCCCACGCTGAATCGGCCCAACATGGTTTCCGTAGGAACCGTGGTTTGGCTCTCCAGCGAGCTGATGTTCTTCGCGGGCCTCTTTGCCATGTACTTCACGCTGCGCTCCACTTCAGGCTCCCTGTGGGCTGAAGAGACGGCGAAGTTGAACTTCCCGTTCGCCCTGGTGAACACGATCATCCTGGTATCCAGCTCATTCAGCTGCCAGATGGGCGTCTTCGCTGCGGAGCGATTGCAGCCCCGACGCGTCGGCGGATTGTTCAAGTTCTCCCAATGGGGCATGGTCGAGTGGTTCTTCCTCACCTTCCTGCTCGGTGCGATCTTCGTCGCCGGCCAGTCGACGGAATACGCGATGCTCGTCTCCGAGCATGTGACCTTGTCGTCTAATGCCTACGGGTCGGTCTTCTATCTGACCACCGGATTCCACGGTTTGCACGTGATCGGCGGCCTGATCGCGTTCCTGTTCATCATCGGACGAGCCTATGCGGCGAAGAAGTTCGGGCATTTCGAGGCCACTAGCGCGATCGTGACCTCCTACTACTGGCACTTCGTTGACGTGGTCTGGATCGGACTGTTCCTCGTCATCTACGTGCTCAAGTAA
- the qcrC gene encoding cytochrome bc1 complex diheme cytochrome c subunit → MKALSQKRRHPLAILALLLMGLLLTGGLYSFATSVNQAKAESNTFTASDVQEGEKLFLANCATCHNAGGAGTPSGPTLVGVGAAAVDFQVGTGRMPMQMQGPQALQKPQQFNAEQTKQLAAYVASLGAGPAIPGEEYLDGKGNAAEGGELFRVNCAMCHNAAAAGGALTQGKFAPGLAGVEPAHIYEAMITGPQNMPVFSDANITPEGKRDIITFLKTIEANGSPGGAQLGSLGPVAEGLFVWIAGLGVVIAFTIWLTSRTS, encoded by the coding sequence GTGAAGGCACTTTCACAGAAGCGTAGGCACCCGCTAGCGATCCTGGCATTGCTGTTGATGGGCTTGCTGCTCACGGGCGGCTTGTATTCTTTCGCGACATCGGTCAATCAGGCCAAGGCGGAATCCAATACCTTCACGGCGAGTGACGTGCAGGAAGGCGAAAAGCTCTTCTTGGCGAACTGCGCCACCTGCCACAATGCCGGCGGCGCGGGTACCCCGTCCGGGCCGACTCTGGTCGGCGTCGGTGCGGCAGCCGTGGACTTCCAGGTCGGCACCGGCCGGATGCCGATGCAGATGCAGGGACCGCAGGCGTTGCAGAAGCCCCAGCAGTTCAACGCAGAGCAGACCAAGCAACTCGCCGCCTATGTCGCCAGCCTCGGGGCTGGTCCGGCAATCCCCGGCGAAGAGTACTTGGACGGCAAGGGCAATGCGGCCGAAGGCGGCGAGCTCTTCCGCGTCAACTGCGCCATGTGCCACAATGCAGCGGCCGCCGGCGGCGCACTGACCCAGGGCAAATTCGCTCCGGGACTCGCCGGCGTCGAACCCGCACACATTTACGAAGCGATGATCACCGGACCGCAGAACATGCCGGTGTTCAGCGACGCCAACATCACCCCCGAAGGCAAGCGGGACATCATCACGTTCCTGAAGACCATTGAAGCCAACGGCTCACCCGGCGGTGCGCAGCTCGGCTCCCTGGGCCCGGTGGCCGAGGGCCTCTTCGTCTGGATCGCGGGCCTGGGCGTGGTCATCGCCTTCACCATTTGGTTGACGTCACGCACTTCGTGA
- a CDS encoding VOC family protein: protein MAGIVWWEVETDNPELFQHFHGSLFGWRFEAAFADTELGADYWVIKDAARDIGGLQRAPSPRLPTAGNRVYLLAEDLEATLARAAALGGVIERSRTALGGADRWFGTFLDPTGISFGLWTPNARA from the coding sequence ATGGCAGGCATCGTATGGTGGGAAGTGGAGACCGACAACCCGGAGCTGTTCCAGCACTTCCACGGTTCGCTCTTCGGCTGGCGCTTCGAAGCAGCTTTTGCGGATACCGAGCTGGGCGCAGACTATTGGGTCATCAAGGACGCGGCTCGGGATATCGGCGGATTGCAGCGCGCCCCCTCGCCGAGATTGCCGACGGCGGGGAACCGCGTCTATCTCCTGGCGGAGGATCTGGAGGCCACTTTGGCACGCGCGGCCGCCTTGGGCGGCGTCATCGAAAGGTCGCGTACCGCATTGGGCGGAGCAGACCGGTGGTTCGGCACCTTTCTCGATCCAACCGGGATTTCCTTCGGATTGTGGACACCGAACGCGAGGGCATAG
- the qcrB gene encoding cytochrome bc1 complex cytochrome b subunit, producing the protein MSNALTSHTAEAPYTPTTKVGRITDFVDQRVGGSGILKEFGRKVFPDHWTFMFGEVALYSFVILLLSGTFLTFFFDPSMAETHYNGSYVPLKGVEMSVAYNSSLNISFEVRGGLFMRQVHHWAALLFVAAVSVHMLRVFFTGAFRKPRELNWVVGATLVLLSLGAGFTGYSLPDDLLSGNGLRIIDGILKAIPVVGTYISFFLFGGEFPGTMVISRLYVLHILLIPAIILLMIVIHLFMVVVHKHTQYPGPGRSDNNVVGYPLGPVYAAKAGGFFFIVFGIIAAMAAFFTINPIWNYGPYDPSPVSAGTQPDWYIGVFDGALRLMPGWLWNFPFEWEIPFPWGTNTLSFNVIGAAMIPAGIIFGLLFTYPWIERWITKDDREHHVLDRPRNVPTRTAIGAAGVVFYCVMWAAASSDLIATHFHVSLNDVTYWLRTLFFIGPILAYQITKRIALALQRKDREIVLHGRETGRIIRLPHGEYKEKHAQLDEYKRYRLVSFESPKVLPAEPNEKGIVVAKEKRRAWLSKWFFEDRVAPVTPAEHQAALEHAAHEEHADHEALEANDKALSK; encoded by the coding sequence ATGAGCAATGCACTTACCAGCCACACTGCTGAAGCACCGTACACTCCGACCACCAAAGTCGGCCGGATCACCGACTTCGTCGACCAGCGCGTCGGCGGATCCGGAATCCTCAAGGAGTTCGGCCGCAAGGTCTTCCCCGACCACTGGACCTTCATGTTCGGTGAAGTGGCCCTGTACTCCTTCGTCATCTTGTTGCTCTCCGGCACCTTTCTGACCTTTTTCTTCGATCCCTCCATGGCGGAAACGCATTACAACGGCTCCTATGTGCCGTTGAAGGGCGTCGAAATGTCGGTCGCCTACAACTCGTCGTTGAACATCTCCTTCGAGGTCCGCGGCGGCCTGTTCATGCGGCAGGTGCACCACTGGGCGGCGCTGCTCTTCGTAGCAGCGGTATCCGTGCACATGCTGCGGGTGTTCTTCACCGGAGCGTTCCGCAAACCGCGTGAATTGAACTGGGTCGTCGGCGCCACTTTGGTGCTGCTGTCCCTGGGCGCCGGGTTCACCGGCTACTCGCTGCCTGACGATCTGCTCTCCGGCAACGGCCTGCGGATCATCGACGGCATCCTGAAGGCGATCCCGGTGGTCGGCACCTACATCTCGTTCTTCCTGTTCGGCGGTGAGTTCCCGGGAACCATGGTGATCAGCAGGCTCTATGTGCTGCACATCCTGTTGATCCCCGCGATCATCCTGCTGATGATCGTGATCCACCTGTTCATGGTCGTGGTGCACAAGCACACCCAGTACCCCGGGCCCGGCCGCAGCGACAACAATGTCGTCGGCTACCCGCTCGGACCGGTCTACGCAGCCAAAGCAGGCGGGTTCTTCTTCATCGTGTTCGGCATCATCGCGGCGATGGCGGCGTTCTTCACGATCAACCCGATCTGGAACTACGGGCCTTACGACCCGTCACCGGTATCCGCCGGCACCCAGCCCGACTGGTACATCGGCGTGTTCGACGGCGCGCTCCGGCTCATGCCGGGCTGGCTGTGGAACTTCCCCTTCGAATGGGAGATCCCGTTCCCCTGGGGAACCAACACGCTGAGCTTCAACGTGATCGGCGCCGCCATGATCCCGGCCGGCATCATCTTCGGCTTGCTGTTCACCTACCCCTGGATCGAGCGCTGGATCACCAAGGACGACCGCGAGCACCACGTCTTGGACCGTCCGCGCAACGTGCCGACCCGTACTGCGATCGGCGCCGCCGGCGTCGTGTTCTACTGCGTCATGTGGGCGGCTGCGAGTTCGGACTTGATCGCAACGCACTTCCACGTTTCACTCAACGACGTGACCTATTGGTTGCGCACGCTGTTCTTCATCGGCCCGATCTTGGCTTACCAGATCACCAAGCGCATCGCCTTGGCGCTGCAGCGCAAGGACCGCGAGATCGTGCTGCACGGACGGGAAACCGGCCGGATCATCCGCTTGCCGCATGGCGAGTACAAGGAAAAGCACGCACAGCTGGACGAATACAAGCGGTACCGTTTGGTCAGCTTCGAATCGCCGAAGGTGCTTCCCGCGGAGCCCAACGAAAAGGGCATCGTGGTAGCCAAGGAAAAGCGTCGCGCTTGGCTCTCCAAGTGGTTCTTCGAAGACCGGGTCGCCCCGGTCACTCCGGCTGAGCACCAGGCAGCTTTGGAGCATGCTGCGCACGAAGAGCACGCCGACCACGAGGCATTGGAAGCGAACGACAAGGCATTGTCGAAGTAG
- the qcrA gene encoding cytochrome bc1 complex Rieske iron-sulfur subunit: MGDRSDDKPTGSEVEAKAGQTVLETFQDPGIPPHRPRLADTDPRAAKRAERQVAVLFGISVLGTILFFVAYFGVRLDQSVGTLRLQNMLLGLGTAFAMLGIGTGIVHWAKALMPDHEVSEERHPIRSEEDRKAAVEIVDTIAEESGIKRRPLIRNTLIGAIALAPLPAIVLFRDLDLNPDVNLLRHTMWKEGTRLVRDPTGTPIKASDVTLGSAFHVIPEGLNELQEGKLNEKAKAVVLLMRLDPASLNPSPGRENWGYNGIVAYSKICTHVGCPVALYEQQTHHLLCPCHQSTFDLTQECKVIFGPAVRPLPQLPIKVDAEGYLVAQSDFHEPVGPSYWERG; this comes from the coding sequence ATGGGCGACCGTAGTGACGACAAGCCGACAGGGTCGGAGGTCGAAGCTAAGGCTGGTCAGACGGTGTTGGAGACATTCCAGGATCCTGGAATCCCCCCGCACCGCCCCCGGCTGGCTGACACTGACCCGCGCGCGGCCAAGCGAGCTGAACGCCAAGTAGCCGTGCTTTTCGGCATTTCGGTACTGGGTACCATTCTCTTCTTCGTCGCATATTTCGGCGTTCGCCTCGACCAAAGCGTGGGGACGCTGCGGTTGCAGAACATGCTCCTCGGATTGGGCACCGCCTTCGCGATGCTCGGCATCGGAACCGGAATCGTGCACTGGGCGAAGGCCCTGATGCCGGACCATGAAGTTTCCGAAGAGCGCCACCCGATCCGCAGCGAAGAGGACCGCAAGGCCGCGGTGGAGATCGTCGACACGATCGCGGAAGAGAGCGGCATCAAACGCCGGCCCTTGATCCGGAACACCCTGATCGGAGCGATCGCATTGGCCCCGTTGCCGGCGATCGTGCTGTTCCGCGACCTGGACCTGAACCCGGACGTCAATTTGCTCCGGCACACCATGTGGAAAGAAGGCACCCGCCTGGTCCGCGACCCAACCGGCACCCCGATCAAAGCGTCGGACGTCACCCTGGGCTCAGCATTCCACGTGATTCCGGAAGGGCTCAACGAGCTCCAAGAAGGCAAGCTGAACGAAAAGGCCAAAGCCGTCGTGTTGTTGATGCGGCTGGACCCGGCTTCGCTGAATCCCTCCCCCGGGCGGGAAAATTGGGGTTACAACGGCATTGTGGCCTACTCGAAGATCTGCACCCACGTCGGTTGTCCGGTGGCTTTGTACGAGCAGCAGACGCACCACTTGCTGTGCCCCTGCCACCAATCGACCTTCGACCTCACGCAAGAGTGCAAGGTCATCTTCGGCCCGGCTGTGCGCCCGTTGCCGCAGCTGCCGATCAAGGTGGATGCCGAAGGTTACCTGGTGGCGCAGAGCGACTTCCATGAACCCGTCGGTCCGAGCTACTGGGAGCGTGGCTGA